The segment GAACTCTGCTTctattaaggtttttttttaatatttttaataatcacTAGACTTACTACCCAGCACTGCCTGGTAAAGTATTCacggaattgtttttttttcttagcgtgtggactatgtatgtgtatatgtcacagatagtggacgtgtgtttgtgttgattgacacatcatgacattcattatatgtgtgtgtattctgtatgtgtgttgatgtcaTGGAAGCCATGTATTTTTttgtcaagaaataacaaaaattgtgtttaatcatttaaatagaggtccaaatgtcacaaaaatttgtactgcactgctgaaggtaagtatgaaaataaatttgcaaaaaaattaagataaattatactatttctgagatatttcagttacacacaaacatcactagagttttagtattatcaagctcatcatcatttaatgtccgttgtccatgtgggaagggttggatgatttgaccagggctagaaggctgcaccaaactccagtctgatttggcatggtttctatggctggatgccatagaaaccatgccttcctaactccaaccactccatgagtgtaaggGATGCTTTTaaatgccactggtacaggtgccatttgtgtgacaccagtatctgccacgtcTGTGATTTGACTTGGCTTGATGGACCTTCTTctcaatgccaaaggtcttggtcgtttgtcatgcctccatgaggcccaacgctcaaaaggtgctttttatatgccaccagcaccggtgccagttatgtgacaccggcattggccacgactatgatttcactaggcttgatgggtcttctcaagcacagcatatcaccaaaggtttcagtcacttgtcattgcctccttgaggcccaatgtttgaagatcatgcttcactacctcatcccatgtcttcctgggtctccctctttctcccacagttagagatcagcacttcttcatacagctgtctatatccatatgcatcacatgaccataccaatgcagttgtctctcttgcacaccacatctgatgcctcttatgcctaacctTTCTCTCAAGACTTTTACACCCTgtcatacatgtacactgacattgcacatccagtgaagcatactggtttcatttctttcaagcctatacaAGTCCTCAGCTATCACAGGTATatactgaaataattttttattttagaatagTTTGCAGCTCTTAGTTACAATGCTTTACAATAGTCTACAGTAACGTCAGAAGTTCAATATTAACAGAGCTTAGTCTTCCAGATTGAGGGGAGTCTATAAGAAAATAATCCCCTAATGAAACTGGCCAAACCCTCGTTCGCATGTCCAGACACTTAAACCATTTCCatagacaaaacaaatatttcttttcacttcCATTGCTGATGAGGCCTTTTTTGATGCATGCACCATGCAGTGTCTGCTGTGGGTCTGACCTAAACTATTTTTCAAAGGGTAAAGTTAATACAGATGTAAACATTATGATATAAAGTAATCTGTAAAGGAAAAAGACAtttgaatgtaaaaataaatgcttatttaagtataaatattgaaaaaggtACTCTCAAAGCAATCAACTGATCATGTCAGTAATGCATAGGATTTCCTTTCCAATATACAAGACTGACAAGTAAGGTTCATTTAATAAGCCTATGaaacattttttccttttctttttttacatcatACAATTCATTGTGCAATGCCGCATATGCAGCTCATTAAATCTTGGTCTATCCACAAACAGCATTTGTACACATTAACCTTTGGTCATTGATTCTGTGCTGATTGGTTGTTCTCCAAGCACCAAGAACAATGTTCCTGCATGCAAACTGCAACTGAAATTCGAATGAAAATGGCTGGACACATACTAAGACTGCCAGAGGAAAGGCTTGCTAAAACAGCCATGGACTGGATCCCACTGGcaggtgagagaaaaagaggctGGCCAAAGAAGACATGGCATAGTACCTTCAAAGACGACCTATGCAGGCTGAACATCACCTGAGAAGAGCATACCAGTTGACCAGAGATGGCGGTAACTGGGGATCACTGACTGCCCCCGATGTGCCACTCATAGGCACCAATGGACCTAAGAagaatatacgtacacacacacacatatatatgtgtacatacatatatctatatatatgtatatttgtatgtatacacatacacacacacacatatatatttgactcGTATATGAAATATTGTATTTTCACAGAGATTCCATAGAGTTACAACATGCCTGAAGTTTACCATAAAGATCCTGCCGGATGTCAAATACTCAGCTATGATTACAATGGATTTTTGGTGCCATCATTTCCAAATGTTCAAGAAAATATGGACAGACTTCCAGATATGCCAGTAAGAGATGATGATGTTTTTCTTCTAGGCTATTTTAAAGCTGGTATGTATCCTTTTATCACTAAGGTCATTCCCCAgtcatgtgtatgtttatctctGAGTTCTCTTTTGTCTGCTATTATCTCAGCTCTCAGCTCActtcttaaacatttttttataatatttctttcaaaactcCATTCCCATTGGGCTACATGGTTTCCTTTTCAACAAATAACAAACCTTTCCTGAATCTAAATGAACTTTATCTTCATTAACTTCATTAAGTCTTTTACTGAAGCCTATTTTGTGGTAaatctaatttttatatttaatctaaATGCAGATGTAGATAGATGAAATACTCAGTGTCATGAAACACATATGGTTTCCCCTTGAACACATTTGCATTGAGGCCCCCTTGTGAAATTCATCCAAAATGCAATACTAAAAATGCAGCTCATTAAATCTTGGTCTATCAGATAGAGCATATCCACAAATAGCATTTGTACACATTAACCTTTGGTCATTGACTCTTTGCTAATCAGTTGATTGCAAGGACACTTTTTAATTAGCTTGTAAACTATCTATGGTATGACGTCCAACTAATTGCTTAAAAACACATTACGTGcccctagtgtgtgtgtgtgttagtccccctcaccactgcatgacaaccaatactggtttgtttacattcctgtaacttaatggtttgacaaaagaggccaatagaataagtgctgaattttaataaaaatttaacatGTGCACCTTATGACtaaatgctaaatatatatatatatatatgtaaatgtaagatccagggatTGAAGTGTAGGAAGatagttagcttcaagcaatccatagtgaatataaaaaaacaactttcaggaacaatagtggtatAATAAGATGGAAGGTTGCgacttttttgtcttttctggAAGAACAATGAGCTgataaaaagttctttttatattccttGGTAGGCAGCCAGGGTTGCCAAGTGTACagaaaagaatacaagagttacagAATGGAGTATGAGAaatctgggctacatatgttttataGTGGAACCTCGAAAGCAGtaaaatccaagtgaggtgtataccgccagctactcttcaggccaaggatactGGGATTAGATTAAAGGCTACATTGTCACACAGGAGGTACATGTTGAAGCAAAGATTCAATCAGCCTGTGGAGGGCACAATATGTGAGGGGTATACAAATGAGGGGAGAAATAAGTGatagaagaagggaagaaagaagagagagaaaaataaatataaataaatgaataaaaagtatAGGGAAATGAGAGAAGGGAAAAATTGGATGGGGTGGGGGGTCAGTGGTAGACAATATAGTAGTTTTAGCCTAATTCAATACTGGGGGAATTCAATACtttgaagagaagagaaattttTGGTCATGGGGGACAAAAGAAAGTGTGTATGAATAAAGCTAGGTGGAGTGGGGAGTTGAAAcagtttaacaacaaacaagatgaggacaaatatcagtcaaaaaatgaaaaataaatagtgtaataggtgtaaaacaacatgtagtaaacaaATATGTAAAGTAAATGCACGCTGGCAAACAGGAGGGCAAAGAGACACTCAGAAAATTCACATCAGGTGTGTTCCAAGTCCTCTCTccaattttttattcatattttttactacacattattttacacctagtgcactatttttttttttcaatttttgtgatGGGAGAGGGTGAGGGGCTCAGATAATTCACATGCTTTTGGAGGGGTAGTTAATTCTTTGTTAGCACTTTCATTCATTCAGCCAAACTCTTCAAGTTTCTTGAACTTTTATATAAATCGAAAAGcagatgttgttttgttttgtttaaaagaggagaaattttgttttttggaGAAAGGTAGGAAGAGAGTAAGATAGGAAAAAGgacaagtgagaaagagaaatagaagcaaagaggagagacacagagaaagaggtttcttttcaattatattgTATTGACATGGTCAACCcattgaaatttaattacaattcAAGATGTTtttcttgattcagtcattgttttaaaaagtatctctttctttttctctcctcctctctcattatatacatattaacatgtttgtgaatatatacattagaattttttttaaatgatgtatgtgtgtgggtatgttgttttgtttgtttgtaagagGAGAAAGGAGGGGAGAAAGGAGAGAGTAGGTAGAAGAAAGCATGTCTATTCACTCCTCCTttccttcctccttctttctcctcttctaaacaagcaaacacacacatttataccattttttaaaattcttctgttTTCTGAAAAAGGAGTATTGTTAGTCTAGGTGGTGGTAATCTTGATAGTTGTAGTGGAGATGTcactgttgttgtggtgttagttGTACTGGTGTTGACAATAGTTGTGGtcctagtatatacatatttctgttcTCAAACAATTCAGCTTTGATCAGAGTGAGAAAAGGATTTCACAACAAATTCTGATATAcagtcctatatttaagagatgaggaattatgtacattatttacattatttacattcgacggatatttgtcctcatcttgcttgtttttaacatgtttcagctgatataccttccagccttcttcaggtgtcttggggaaatttcaaacctaggttctcattcctaaggtatttttcgtcgtcgtcgtcgtcatcatcgtcgttgttgttgttgttcaggtcactgcttggaatcttaGTTAagagcctgcgctcttaaccactgcgccaCTATGcactcttaaccattatgcccatgggcatatggcgtagtggttaagagcacgggctactaaccccaagattctgagttcgattccaagcagtgacctgaacaataacaataataataataacatcgaaaaataccttaggaatgagaacccaggttcgaaatttcccccaagacccctgaagaaggctggagggcatatcatccgaaacgttgtgttaacaacaagctctggaggacaaatatccatcaaatgtaaataatgtaaattctgATATAGTTGGAATCTACATTATtagaagcatatttgtagaaaattttatttaaagatatccatttttcctaaagttatgaagaaacaaatttgCTGGAGCACTCTTGTGTAAGTATACCCTATCTGTAAAAGAAAACTTAAAGTGAAATAGGTAGTATGTAGATTActagaaataggagccaataCACCACCAACTTGGCCCCCACCATTCCATTTTTGAAAAATAGATGCACAGTTATCTGCAGAATgatcaaattaattgaaatgacacAAAAACccaaaatattatcaattttatttagagTTTTCAGCAGTcaatgaacaaacaaataaacaaacaaactttgTTGTTCGTAAGGATAGTGATATAATTCTAAACAAGAAGGGATGCAGTGAGTAAGTCTTTTTAATACATTCatttgcaattgtttgatctCATCAATCTTACTATATTATGCAATAATATTTGCAGCTATTGATTCATCAGGTGCAATTGAAATGATGACCAAATCAGACTCATCAGGAATGCATATAAGTCATGTGcttttatatgtaattatgaTAAGTCTGATTTTAGCATGTGCCATTCAATACCACTTGCAGAGTAATCAAGAGTGTATGTATTATTGCATAATACAGCAAGATTGATGAGATCAAGTtcagatgaaacaattgtaaatgaaTGTATTAAAAAGACTTGCTCATTCCATTCTTCTTGTTTGTAATTGTAAAATCTCTACagatatttgttgattttcaGACAGGTGTTTGATAAAACAAACACTCTCTAGATGATTGTCTTGTCTGGTAGCTGAGCTTAATAGGGTAAATACCAGGGTTAATAcccaaatgaaattatttatatatctatatatataaaactgtagttgtgtgagtgtctgtccccttcaatttagattcctaactactcccacattttgtggtgcagtttaaccaaattcgggtatcttatagtcgtgattcatatcgagcccgtctaagtattagcgtgcgtctacgatgaatctacgatttaaaaaataatttaacatcattttttattccattttaatgcataatttttcgtgtgtcgatggcggtggagttggcgtccatggtcacacgtgcacctgtttgcttctcccccttcttccctccctcgtgaagctgtggggaagtgagtgtaaggaaatcaacgtcataaagcgttgtcaaggagaccagcgttcttttagaacaacgacttcatggcttgaagacaccaaaacagaaatggctaagaaagcccgaattggcatctataagggaagtaactctctaaaaatgcttatatagttatttcccttacaaacccgagcaacgccgggcgatacttatagtatgtatatatatatatatatatataaaactaatagtGAAGGGTTATGAAtttgggcaaaatacttcataagctttCTGTTGGCACACCTggctaacaatattatttaaattagtgAAGAACTCCAGGTAATCTTGTGGCAGGGTCCAaggttatggttcatcacaattctatattgtaaatctgtGGATGGACTCTAGACAAATTGGTTTTTACACAGagtgatatataagaaacaaattaaaaataatggtcatttctgttataaccagaaatggctctaatgaaagtagcattaattttcttcaGTCTTTCAATTTTCCTCAATTGATTAAaagaccaattgagtaaacctatctgtaatgtacctataatgaccactggaaacagccgtaagccaaatttgctccagTAAAGGAAACATATATAATGgccattatttttaacttgttccttatacacacaaacacacacacacacacacatatttacacacatacagatacagaaacacacatatttatatacagacagaaactgtgtgtatatatatatatatatatatatatattggcgattTTTTCATCCGTCttcccttttcctatgtttctgatgaagagctctgctcaaaatgtaaaaccctccttcccttccttcctgagcgtccaataatactatacttgttccacgtcctcgcgttgttgtgctttctctttgtgttttcatgtttggattaactttatatattactagcagtatcgcccggcgttgctcgggtttgtaagggaataactataaagcatttttagagagttatagccaaaaaatggaaaaaaaattatggtaaattttttttttagttaaaaaggtcgagttgcgtcccctagacaatctgtggtttgtgtttctgattctcgaccccatgtcgaatttatcgatttttttcaaaactgggggaacttttcaaaattttcgctgcgttagttttgaattatgacattgggctatgtgtgtgtcaagtttcatcagaatcggttgaaagccatggtcagggtgagggtacaacctaacagacacacagaaacacacacagacaaactgccgtttatatatagagagatatacactgGCAGTTTCTGTATGTGTTGTTTCCTCTTACAATTACACATGGCTCTTGTAGCTATTATAGTAATATACAACTGTGGCATGATTTAGTATTTTCATTCTACTTTTGAGCTTTCAATTTTTCAAACATAGGTTGTCACTGGATGTGGGAAATCAGCGGAATGTTACTTAATGGTTCTGCTGAATACAGCTCACTTTCAAAGGATATTGCAATGATGGAATATGCAAGCCAAGACCAAATAGACCAGCTTCCATCACCCAGAGTTCTAAACAATCACCTGCTCTTGCATCATTTACCAAGAGAGATATTTACCAAAAAATCTAAAATGATTTTCATGACACGCAACCCTCGTGATATTGCTGTTTCTGCCTACCACCATACATTCCAGCTGAACTCATTCTACCACTATGATGGAGACTGGAAAGGATTCTTTGAAATGTTTTTAGAAGGCAAATGTAAGCATAATCTTCCTGGTCATTTTTGTGGTTCCTAAGATAAGCTGTATTTTGTTAatattcatcctcctcctcttcaccaccatcatcatcacatcaattCCTGTTCATCTATTTGTTCTTCATTAATGATGAACTGGATAATTTCCTTAATTAGTTAATATCTTTAAATTACAGAATGGGACAGGAAACCTAATTTATTGTTACATTCACGGCAAATAATCCATCTCCCACAATTGTCATGCTTCAGTCTAAAGGCACATGCTTGGAGCAGGTCCATTCATTCAGACCATACTTGTCACTATCATCCacttttcaacaaatttgctgGAAATTAGTGCCACTCTCTCTATTCTCACTTACCTTTTCAagagaaacttgaaaaagttgatggtTTGGCCAAAGAAGAAGGtgtctgtcttcagccctttcaatctGATCCATCACACAACCTCTTTTGTCAAAGCCACAAGACAGATAAACACTGCCTTTCCTTCTCTGCCAAAAGAAGACAAGATGATCCTCACAATGGACTCAGCTGAAAGCTAGATCCATCCTACATGTGACAGTAGATGTCCATCATGACTCCACAAGTGAATAATGCTCAGACAATGGATTAAATGCAAATCGGTTTTGTTACTCTGCATACAACTCAGATAGGCCCAGTTGATGGCACTTTCATGCATGAAgagtttaataataatgatttctaatttaggaaCAAGGACAGTAATTTTGAAGTGCAGAAAATAGTCAATACCATCAACACTAaaccttgactggtacttcattttatcagtcccagagggatgaaagaaAAGTTCATCttaactggatttgaactcagaatgtaggatcagaacaaataccacaaagcatatattccagtgcactaatgattcttaccagctcactgccttaaatggtTTCTGATATAggtgcaaggccagcagtttcaaggAGAGGaggttagtcaataccatcaaccctagtacttgactggtactttattttatagaccttggaaggatgaaaagtaaagttgacctcaagggatttggactcagaatgtaaaaaactagaagaaacactgcaaagcattattttatgttctaatgaatctgccagctcatcaccaatggtggtggtggtggtggtggcggcggtggcggtgagagaaggaggaggaagatttAAGTACAAACCCTGTTATTTTTAGTGGTGGGGTTTGTTGTTACTGTCAATCCCAGAACTTAGACTGgtactaataatatattttttacttactgcatgaggtggtatcaaagagttcccagactagttgtgtttaataaaaaattacttatttacctaagttttaacatcatctcctttgaagtaGTCATCTTGTGCAGTaatacactggtcccagtgtttctgccacttttggaatccggcctgcaAGTTGTTTTCCGTAAGTGTGTCGAGGATCTTCTACAGTTTGCTCTTGATCTCGACAACAGTGTTAAAgcagtgacctttgagctgcatttttatCTTGGGAGAAAAGATAAAAGTCCATAGATACTAAATCTGATGAATAGAATGAGTGTGGAAGTGATAGGAGGAGCTTAGTGACAGAGTGCATTGTTGTCGTGAAGAATCCAGACATTAGGATTGCCTGCATGGACTCATACAACAGAcgaccaacagcaacagcaatgtcATTAATTGTCCTCCAAcaatcctcatgcacaagctgaggaattttctccacatttccgatggtgatgctcatggcaggtcttccagattgctcatcatcTTCCAAGGATGTTCTTCTATTTTCGAAGTCCCATACAACTCTAAACATTATGTAAAACCCATTGCCTTGTCAatataagcttgctgaagcatgttcAATGTCTGTAGcaaacttcccaagtttaacacaaacttatatattggCCCTTTATTCCTGTCCAagacaaaaatcacagactacaacatacacatgatcacaaagtcacaaatttcacaacctatgaagtaaacacagcaatgtcactcagtacactgcctcatgaaggtcactgatAGCTTTCACTGTGCacgcaactgtgtgctgccatctgttggcatgctacagaactagtccaggaactttttgatgccacctcatattttgtgttattttcttttaaaatatatacatacatacacatatacatgcatcttaATATCTACACaatctaatatatacacatacatgtatatcctcatgtgtatatgaataacgACACATACAGTCACTCTCACTGAAAATCCATGTTGTATTTTCCAGTGAATTATGGCAACTGGTTTCAATATATGCTACAGTGGGAGAAAGATATCAAAGACCATCCCGATCTACCCATATTGATAGTCAAATATGAAGATCTTAAAAAGGTGAAATATCTTGACTCATTCTTCTGTTTCGGTAACCTTTGCATttaatctggcccaaatattctacctgttttacgttCAAAGCAGCCAGGTCTGGTCTTTCATTTCTATTCTAAAAGTAAACCCTCACATCATTGAAGTCTAAAAgtcacaagataatgcatgattaatttgaaacaatatgaataaataagcgttacatttgagagagtaacagagtaatctgaatgctaaaaggttaaaagatAAACTTAGTTTTATTCTCTTTAATCATTATAACAAAGACTAACCTTCCACTTCTTCAATGCCAGAAAATAATTCTGCCTCCAGCATTGAATAATTCTTTACTGAGCTCAGATCCTCAATGAAGTACTTCTCCCATGTCTAGTATGGTGTTGTTGGTACAGACAATGgcatccacatggttctgtgttcaaacccactgtgtggcaccttgaataaatgtattctactatatatCCCTAGATCAACcgaagcctttgtgagtggacctggtagatagaaattgaaaatagtctgtcatatatatatatatatatatatatatatatatatatatacacacacacacacacactagcaatgcatccTGGCATTGCCCAGGTGTTATGACATACAGCCATATTGTatcatttgttcctttcttatgggtagaatcagcacagctgatatatagtgaactggattactggcataatggaagttattgtttgtttaaaagtgaagcaGGGAAAGGTACAATTTGCATaggtttgcatgaaagtgctttctgttcttaagaagaatcacaaactatgtattgtttcatcgtataaaagagggttaatacgattttgcccagaaatcacgttttcaaagTTTTCATTTTCCCCCTTAACTCACCACagattttcttaaagaaacacttgaTGATCCTTCCCCCACCTTGCACACCAATCACCTacccactttcaaaaagctaaaaacaTTCAATGTTTCATTTTCATCTAATGCTTCAATTATG is part of the Octopus sinensis linkage group LG8, ASM634580v1, whole genome shotgun sequence genome and harbors:
- the LOC115215157 gene encoding sulfotransferase family cytosolic 1B member 1-like encodes the protein MPEVYHKDPAGCQILSYDYNGFLVPSFPNVQENMDRLPDMPVRDDDVFLLGYFKAGCHWMWEISGMLLNGSAEYSSLSKDIAMMEYASQDQIDQLPSPRVLNNHLLLHHLPREIFTKKSKMIFMTRNPRDIAVSAYHHTFQLNSFYHYDGDWKGFFEMFLEGKLNYGNWFQYMLQWEKDIKDHPDLPILIVKYEDLKKDPVGNVAKVSKFLGLPKNDQLFKDIADKCSFSKMRVAKQEGDILRTSGESLYRKGVVGDWKNWFTVSQNERFQVECDKFDKQSTLFNTKY